A single genomic interval of Deltaproteobacteria bacterium harbors:
- the guaB gene encoding IMP dehydrogenase has product MVPSELREGLTFDDVLLVPTASAIQPRDTDVSSPLTRSIRLNIPLLSAAMDTVTEARTAIAMAQEGGLGVIHRNLAVAAQALEVEKVKKSESGMIVDPVTVHPEQPIAEALSIMQRYRISGLPVTRGGQLVGILTNRDLRFEKRLDRTVGEVMTKERLVTAQPGVTLEEAKEILHRYRIEKLPVVDERNQLRGLITVKDIEKAIRYPNAAKDDLGRLRVGAAIGTGPDREARAEALVRAGVDVLVVDTAHGHSDAVLETVRAVKSAFPKVDLIAGNVATAEGSAALVKAGVDAVKVGMGPASICTTRVVSGVGVPQLTAIADAVGPAGRAGVPVIADGGIKFSGDVTKALAAGADTVMIGGLFAGTEESPGETILYQGRTYKLYRGMGSLEAMREREGSRNRYFQDEEADELGTKLVPEGIEGRVPYKGALSFIVQQLVGGLRAGMGYLGAGSLAELRRNARFVRVSPAGLKESHVHDVYITKEAPNYRLE; this is encoded by the coding sequence ATGGTGCCGTCTGAGCTGCGCGAGGGCCTCACCTTCGACGACGTGCTGCTCGTCCCCACCGCCTCGGCCATTCAGCCGCGCGACACCGACGTCTCGAGCCCGCTCACGCGCTCGATCCGGCTCAACATCCCGCTCCTCAGCGCGGCCATGGATACGGTCACGGAGGCGCGGACGGCGATCGCGATGGCGCAGGAGGGCGGTCTCGGCGTCATCCACCGCAATCTGGCCGTCGCAGCCCAGGCCCTCGAGGTCGAGAAGGTGAAGAAGTCCGAGAGCGGCATGATCGTCGACCCGGTGACGGTGCACCCCGAGCAGCCGATCGCCGAGGCGCTCTCGATCATGCAGCGCTACCGCATCTCCGGCCTGCCGGTCACCCGCGGCGGCCAGCTGGTCGGCATCCTGACCAATCGGGACCTGCGCTTCGAGAAGCGTCTCGACCGCACCGTGGGCGAGGTGATGACGAAGGAGCGGCTCGTCACCGCCCAGCCGGGCGTCACGCTCGAGGAGGCGAAGGAGATCCTGCACCGCTACCGGATCGAGAAGCTGCCGGTGGTCGACGAGCGGAATCAGCTCCGCGGCCTCATCACGGTCAAGGACATCGAGAAGGCGATCCGCTACCCCAACGCCGCCAAGGACGACCTCGGGCGGCTCCGCGTCGGGGCCGCGATCGGCACCGGCCCCGACCGCGAGGCGCGCGCGGAGGCGCTCGTGCGCGCCGGCGTGGACGTGCTGGTGGTCGACACGGCCCACGGGCACTCGGACGCGGTCCTGGAGACCGTGCGCGCCGTGAAGAGCGCCTTTCCGAAGGTCGACCTGATCGCCGGCAACGTCGCCACGGCCGAGGGCAGCGCCGCGCTGGTCAAGGCCGGCGTGGACGCGGTCAAGGTCGGCATGGGCCCGGCCTCGATCTGCACCACGCGCGTCGTCTCGGGCGTGGGGGTGCCGCAGCTCACCGCGATCGCCGACGCGGTGGGGCCCGCGGGGCGCGCGGGTGTGCCCGTCATCGCCGACGGCGGCATCAAGTTCTCGGGCGACGTGACCAAGGCGCTCGCCGCCGGCGCGGACACCGTGATGATCGGCGGCCTCTTCGCCGGCACCGAGGAGAGCCCGGGCGAGACCATCCTCTACCAGGGGCGCACCTACAAGCTCTACCGCGGCATGGGATCGCTCGAGGCCATGCGCGAGCGCGAGGGCAGCCGCAACCGTTACTTCCAGGACGAGGAGGCCGACGAGCTCGGCACGAAGCTCGTGCCCGAGGGCATCGAGGGCCGCGTGCCGTACAAGGGCGCGCTCTCCTTCATCGTGCAGCAGCTGGTGGGCGGGCTGCGCGCCGGGATGGGGTACCTCGGCGCGGGCAGCCTGGCCGAGCTGCGCCGGAACGCTCGCTTCGTGCGCGTCTCGCCGGCCGGGCTCAAGGAGAGCCACGTGCACGACGTCTACATCACGAAAGAGGCCCCCAACTATCGCCTCGAGTAG
- a CDS encoding tetratricopeptide repeat protein, translated as MALAVRPRPLLLVAGVAVLGGGALTWVVGRRLPVQETRRFLTAPVEVGEVPPAPQGAPEPAGPADVARRYAAAEQSFHAGQYRAAAESFAWVVAHDPAGPEAGAAQWNLTRSRLRSGDATAALDAFQKLLRHYAGYLGEQAPALREGLELMERGDLPGARAAFERMVREQPDSEFVPVAHALVARIHWSWGEPMEAVRAFGRMFASVKDPVPAYATLAHELDSYAQGAPDAPENFARLARNGSEGFRHIYQYLAARSLLEHDRFSATREALERLRRDHPDGDFTHIVDLEHAWNLLRNRRPAEALAIFERLEGTPAPETDRAFDEFFDIRAELPLGVARCQLALGHPAEAVAAFERALAQNPRGMYAVEDQVGLASAYEGLGQLDRAAAALRDVIEKHPDEPNLWALRQQLARIEDRLAAAR; from the coding sequence GTGGCGCTGGCAGTGAGGCCCCGGCCTCTCCTCCTCGTGGCGGGCGTTGCCGTCCTGGGCGGCGGCGCGCTTACCTGGGTCGTCGGCCGGCGCCTTCCCGTCCAGGAGACGCGGCGGTTCCTCACGGCGCCGGTCGAGGTGGGTGAGGTGCCTCCCGCTCCGCAGGGCGCGCCCGAGCCGGCGGGCCCGGCGGATGTCGCGCGGCGTTACGCCGCCGCGGAGCAGTCCTTCCACGCCGGACAGTACCGCGCCGCGGCCGAGAGCTTCGCCTGGGTGGTCGCTCACGATCCCGCGGGCCCCGAGGCCGGAGCGGCACAGTGGAACCTCACGCGCAGCCGGCTGCGGAGCGGAGACGCCACGGCGGCGCTCGACGCCTTCCAGAAGCTCCTCCGCCACTACGCTGGTTATCTCGGCGAGCAGGCGCCCGCGCTGCGCGAGGGCCTCGAGCTGATGGAGCGGGGCGATCTTCCCGGGGCGCGCGCCGCCTTCGAGCGCATGGTGCGCGAGCAGCCGGACAGCGAGTTCGTGCCGGTGGCGCACGCGCTCGTCGCCCGCATCCACTGGAGCTGGGGCGAGCCGATGGAGGCGGTGCGGGCCTTCGGCCGGATGTTCGCGTCCGTGAAGGACCCGGTCCCCGCGTATGCGACGCTCGCGCACGAGCTCGATAGTTATGCGCAGGGCGCCCCGGACGCGCCGGAGAACTTCGCGCGTCTGGCGCGGAATGGCAGCGAGGGCTTCCGCCACATCTACCAGTACCTCGCCGCGCGGAGCCTCCTCGAGCACGACCGTTTCTCGGCCACCCGCGAGGCCCTCGAGCGCCTGCGTCGCGACCACCCCGACGGCGACTTCACGCACATCGTCGACCTCGAGCACGCGTGGAACCTGCTGCGCAACCGCCGCCCCGCCGAGGCGCTCGCGATCTTCGAGCGGCTCGAGGGGACGCCGGCCCCGGAGACGGACCGCGCGTTCGACGAGTTCTTCGACATCCGCGCCGAGCTGCCGCTCGGCGTCGCCCGCTGCCAGCTCGCGCTCGGGCACCCGGCCGAGGCCGTGGCGGCGTTCGAGCGCGCGCTGGCCCAGAACCCCCGCGGGATGTACGCCGTCGAGGACCAGGTCGGGCTCGCCTCGGCCTACGAGGGTCTCGGTCAGCTCGACCGGGCCGCGGCCGCGCTGCGCGACGTGATCGAGAAGCACCCCGATGAACCGAACCTCTGGGCACTCCGCCAGCAGCTCGCGCGCATCGAGGATCGGCTGGCTGCAGCACGCTAG
- the guaA gene encoding glutamine-hydrolyzing GMP synthase, with amino-acid sequence MILILDFGSQYTQLIARRVRELRVYCEIHPFDLPLDALRRLAPEGIILSGGPASVYDEDAPRPAPAVLETLMTGTPPVLGICYGMGVLNRAFGGEVQRATRKEFGPADLRITRFDPLLALGGRSTRVWMSHGDQMTSLPDAFETLAASDNSPHAAFRHRERPIYGLQFHPEVTHSVDGKQVLRNFRGRRVICGLSGGVDSAVTAALIHRAIDERLTCIFVDNGLLRAGEAEEVLRVFRDTMELDVRHVDAGERFLRNLRDVEDPERKRRTIGVTFIEVFEEEAKRIPGAGFLAQGTLYPDVIESVSVRGPSATIKSHHNVGGLPERMRLELLEPLRELFKDEVRDLGRVLGVPEEIVGRQPFPGPGLAVRIIGPVDAARLAILRGADAIVQEEIRAAGLHDDLWQAFAVLLPVKTVGVMGDERTYENVIAVRAVTSTDGMTADWARLPADLLARLSSRIINEVEGVNRVVYDISSKPPATIEWE; translated from the coding sequence ATGATCCTGATCCTCGACTTCGGCTCGCAGTACACGCAGCTCATCGCCCGGCGCGTGCGCGAGCTGCGCGTCTACTGCGAGATCCACCCCTTCGACCTGCCGCTCGACGCGCTCCGCCGCCTGGCGCCCGAGGGCATCATCCTCTCGGGCGGCCCGGCCAGCGTGTACGACGAGGACGCGCCCCGGCCGGCGCCCGCCGTCCTCGAGACGCTCATGACGGGCACGCCCCCCGTCCTCGGCATCTGCTACGGGATGGGCGTCCTCAATCGAGCCTTCGGCGGCGAGGTGCAACGCGCCACGCGCAAGGAGTTCGGCCCCGCCGACCTGCGCATCACACGCTTCGACCCGCTGCTCGCGCTGGGCGGCCGCTCGACGCGCGTGTGGATGAGCCACGGCGACCAGATGACGTCGCTCCCCGACGCGTTCGAGACCCTCGCCGCGAGCGACAACTCCCCGCACGCCGCCTTCCGCCACCGCGAGCGCCCCATCTACGGCCTCCAGTTCCACCCCGAGGTCACCCACAGCGTCGACGGGAAGCAGGTGCTGCGCAACTTCCGTGGCCGGCGCGTCATCTGCGGGCTCTCGGGCGGCGTCGACTCGGCCGTGACCGCCGCCCTCATCCACCGCGCCATCGACGAGCGGCTCACGTGCATCTTCGTCGACAACGGCCTCCTGCGCGCCGGCGAGGCCGAGGAGGTGCTGCGGGTCTTCCGCGACACCATGGAGCTCGACGTGCGCCACGTCGACGCCGGGGAGCGCTTTCTCCGCAACCTGCGCGACGTCGAGGATCCCGAGCGCAAGCGGCGCACCATCGGCGTCACCTTCATCGAGGTGTTCGAGGAGGAGGCGAAGCGCATCCCCGGCGCCGGCTTCCTTGCCCAGGGAACGCTCTACCCCGACGTCATCGAGTCCGTCTCGGTGCGCGGCCCTTCCGCGACCATCAAGAGCCACCACAACGTGGGCGGCCTCCCCGAGCGGATGCGCCTCGAGCTGCTCGAGCCGCTGCGCGAGCTGTTTAAGGACGAGGTGCGCGATCTCGGGCGCGTGCTGGGGGTGCCGGAGGAGATCGTCGGCCGCCAGCCCTTCCCGGGGCCCGGGCTCGCCGTCCGCATCATCGGCCCCGTCGATGCCGCGCGGCTCGCGATCCTGCGCGGCGCGGATGCGATCGTACAGGAGGAGATCCGCGCGGCCGGCCTCCACGACGACCTCTGGCAGGCGTTCGCCGTCCTCCTGCCGGTCAAGACGGTGGGCGTCATGGGCGACGAGCGCACCTACGAGAACGTGATCGCCGTCCGCGCCGTCACCTCGACCGACGGCATGACGGCCGACTGGGCGCGGCTCCCCGCCGACCTCCTCGCCCGGCTCTCGAGCCGCATCATCAACGAGGTGGAGGGCGTGAACCGGGTCGTGTACGACATCTCCTCGAAGCCGCCGGCGACCATCGAGTGGGAGTAG